The DNA segment GCTGTATATGCACTTTCATAAGTAAAGCCAGCAGAGAACAAAAAGCTTTTTTCTATTGGCTTTTCAAGTTGTGGCATACTTTCTTGCTTATCTATGGCAGGCTTTTTATATGGTGGAGAGGCATTATTTTGTATAACTGTCTCCTTTTCTTCATTTGGTGAAGATAATTGCTCATCCTTATCCTTTACATGAATAACCATATCAAAATAGCTTTCATTTTTAGATGCATCAATAGCCTTGATTTTGATTTTATAGCTACCAGCTTCGTTAATATTGATTTCACCTATAATTGACACTTTAGGATCAGGATCTGCATTATCATAAACTGTATAATGATTTGTTAAATCAAAATCAGCACCTTTTGTAATTTCAATATCTGTTTCTCCCTTTATGATAGGAGATACAACATCTACTACATTAAAGGTATGCGTATATTTTTCACCATTCAGTACAAAAACTAATTCTTTTGTACCCAGTTCATTCGTATTTAAAGATGGACATGTTATAGATACATCTT comes from the Erysipelotrichaceae bacterium 66202529 genome and includes:
- a CDS encoding DUF5011 domain-containing protein — its product is MYYCLVLLLIQECKTIQLPICYLWQSQGVYLLWHMYFAKRKASLSAILLLLCACSVSEPYKLEYKDDPIPYESNINSCNLILSVNGESLPTTNNNYIVYKDVSITCPSLNTNELGTKELVFVLNGEKYTHTFNVVDVVSPIIKGETDIEITKGADFDLTNHYTVYDNADPDPKVSIIGEININEAGSYKIKIKAIDASKNESYFDMVIHVKDKDEQLSSPNEEKETVIQNNASPPYKKPAIDKQESMPQLEKPIEKSFLFSAGFTYESAYTACNQYGTSLINDNKTNGYTCTPIKSDDEYLGYRITFP